The genomic region aaggagtgttgatttcatccaaaattttaagagattataaaggatttaaagctaaaaaaccCCCAATGAAAATGTACTACACGGCATGCATTTGAAGCTTTGACCCAACACAGGGCAGGCTGTACACTGTGATGGAgatatttgtctctttaaagatctgttccAGGATCTTTGACACCTTTGACCACTGCAGCTGGTCCAGGCCACAGCCAATTCCAAGGGAGGAGATACGAGACAAgcaaattgattaattattcccaataaagaagaagatttaAGGGTATTTATTATAGTCATTTATTCACAGTAGTTCCTACAAACCGGGGTATTGATATCCTATTGACACCATTTTCTAAGCAGTGAGATTTCATGTCTTCCAGACTCTGTCTTAGGTTGACATACGTGGGTTTCTGGctggcttttttctttgtgatctgAGACACATAATAGGAAAGATACAGTTACCAGATTGAATAATGAAACAGGTTTTGGTCCTATGCAGTATAATTGTGGTATGTTTACCAGATAGTAGATGAAACGTTGATCATGTGTCAGGACAGCACACTGCCCCGGCAGCTTCTCTATTaggacatacaaaaaaaatacaaaacaggatATGATTTAGCATTTGCTGTTGAAATCAGACATTTGaatgaactgcaaaaacataaaattttttttccaaaacaaagattttagtAACTAGTCTGACTCACTCTGCTCCTTTAACTCTGAGACTCGACCAAACTTCTTCTTGAACATCACCGCTATGCCTGCTCCCATGCGACAGTCTTCACTGATGCAGTGGGCCAAGGATTCATCGCGTGGACAGGAGAATAAATCTCCGGTGACATACTTCAATGTCCAGTTGGTTGATTGATAGAGTTTCTCAGTTTTACCCATGTTCATAATTTCTTCAAACGCAACTTGGAGAAAACTATAACCACAAAGTACCAAATTGGTAACGGCGCTTACTACAGCCTTGCTTATCCCCTCACCATCTATCCCCACACTAGGCTCTGTCTCATTGTTCCTTAAAGCACCACCCACATTAgctgaatttttttccaaatttgtccGGGGGTTGTTAGTCCCAGTAAACTATAATAagctggattttctgtttgcctcaaaaatgaacttttgatgttacaaaaaaaaattaaaaattaaaaataccaatctttgctttcatccacccataaaacattgctcatcatttctcttcagtccaatcggatggtcaaatttcttaattcaattcagttgatttttaaaacgctaatttacaaTAGGTAATCTCAaaaccatttacaaaaaaagtcatttccattctacttatcaaacaacgtagcaatttaaatgtattaaagtcagtaaaaaaaaccaaaaagttaagttaaccgagttaaaaatgcagattgcatcaagtcattgactcgtcattgacttgacttgtttatacgcttctccctcttcaaattactttaaccctacaatgactgaatttatccatattttcaggggaaccaacatgtacatttgctgctttctttctttgtttctttctttcatagactaggaccatcacaaaatgaataacctcgctgattgaactctgaaatgaataaaaagtcattcagttactcagaatcagcacaacattgactctttccatctttaagatgactagaacaaactcctcactgttgaatcagtggtgttggcatcactttattacaaatgatagtaaataattggaaatgtagaaatataattCTACCAAGATAGAACTTAATCCGCTATTACCGGGCACAAATGGAACTCCATAAAGTTTcgtagtaaaagtcacattaatacacaatcaGAGCGCATCAACCGATCCtccgcaaaaatacaaaaaaaaaaagcaaacaaacaaacaaaaaaaaaacatttgtttatcatgtcagagttttaacaagaaagaaaaacacagagtataggcgataaaattgttgtgttattagatacaggtcacaacagttggaagtgtacattttatctttagggtTTTATGTAACACCGTACTAATAAGCTACAAtattgttggtgaataatatcacagtgaacacagatcctaatcatccatcactagtggatctggtcttctcttcttccgcagcccttggatgaacaggaacaactgatgtttgttcgttctgtaggacacaatttccctttaaggagaaaaaaatcaaagtttagtttgttttacattgttgtttttcagcacacgcaaatgatagagcacttaataaattaaaataaaagttgttcatttacattatattcatttagaccaaaaaggaaagttattagttatactctagaattcagagtagaattcaattttttaacgagatccaaattttttaaagttttgaccaaccttaaagtgtcttcagctcgtggagccgtttcagtgaagttagcgatcatggagggaaacttgctgctgctgttctgctcggtcagaatgttgctgatgtcagaaaaatctgctgtcatgtgatgagctgtaaaaaaaaaaaattaacaaccatgtttgcaaaaagaagtggcaagaccgtattttcacttaagacttataaaatagtttgatgattttggttatgcctgtagaatttaaactgaggtaacactgaacaatgaatCGTTAGGTAAAtagtattaatattttagaaggggaacaatgacttttttttaatataacagaaacgtaaaatctactctttttacatctttaagatgactagaacaagactcactgtgaacactgagggcgatgagttcagccaaaagtaaaacattcaggattcccaaacagacagccgcacggaggcagagcctctctttggagATGCTcgaaccttaacaaaaacctcaaccttagcaaaattgaattcaatacatgctaaatttctctgtaacttcgttcttacctgtgtgattagatgcagtttgtccaacaggttccatattgacgtaaatttcctccatcgtttcagactctgtgctggctttaaacattgactataaaatccactgcagtagtggaactaagtgaaaaactgtggaaaagagatgagatgtctggtgttcaacaaaacaaaaggtaaacgtattttagagataacaaccaaataaagaaattcatgaacaCAGATTCAGtattagtttcttaaatatcttacacaacataaaattcttgaaggtttcaatagtttcataagttcatatttgctgattcggttctgtatcaatgaatatttatttctcctttttctttgttttccttcagcttggttaatcctactcataataaacacatgaCACTTTTCCAGGGGTGAAAAGATAATTGACTCTTTGAAAAGGGGAACAAtgatgacacaaaattaaaaatagttttaaatcacggatataaggatgaaaaaatacatctgatgttgtgatgttcttgcttcatcttgctcctgcggatggctgtgtccaaaaaatatttcctaaagattaataaattgttGGAGCAGATGCCCAACAGTTTTACAGGTCTCATGCTGTCctgataactagtcacagccttgctctcggtaaaaacaactatcatctttgtattttgctttctaaatcctcttttaaccctgtttcttgtccagtagcagaaacacttacattaagaaaccacaggtgttgaactgaaatcctcctttagtccagaaaatgtaaaatacctgaattgcattattacaaaacttctataaccgttggatcgaataattatggaattgtacgtatttattcatattttaaagatatgtacttttaggacagccatctagtaaaaacaagctgcatgagccggctagtactgtctaaacctcagtcaccatatcttctaaaacagccatcaggcagatcaacagtttgacaaacagtttgctttgtgaagcaccgcctagctgggagggaatcaaaaggctaacatgccaatcaggtgTAAGTTGGGCGGGTTGAAGTAAGAGAAACCCGATACTGCATTCAGAGCacgatgaagaccagcaagcaaaatatcagagttcaggagatacaagatagaaaatttgattgaatcaagacattgcccagaagttcagactgggaagctaactggcaAATTGCTAgctaagtatgtggagcaggaaaatagaccgtatttactttaatttatgcaaccaattgcctcaaaagattcaattactgctacatataaaagacaagtgtagttacaccgtgtgattttggcaaacaatattcttaaactcatccaaaatattattctccgtaaaactttttttattttctgcttacagcagcagcagcaatatatttgctacatagattaaagattcacggtctcattatttgacatggttgttctgttcaaaaccttttggtttgcttgagcagaaatggcgtagtgtctgggcatgttaagatgttcaacttttaccacccaaaatcctcactactttcaaataattcactttttattttattttacttgttgcatggactcaacttaaatagattaacttataaagcttttttttttatatacatccaaatgttcctgccacttgtttaagatgagtacaaacaacaagtcgatgataattaagtgatgttcgcttgaactttttttaagtctaatgttttattttacagtgaggaaggccggagtctagctttagcagatggctgaaggcatctgatccgcttcaaactcagtacctgtttactccaaggcaaaactttggtaaggttaaatttagtggctaaagaaagtcagacagtttattctccaatgtgagaatcccttgaggtagtcaagtttgttgtttgatcagatcttgttagtcagtatgattactaattaacggttgattcttttgtgtctagatgcaatgtaatcattcaattcacaattgaagttttattatggggatgcagcagattaaatatttcatagtatatttcaaTGATTCCTTTTATACAGTCTAAACtctctgaaaaggaaaaatgacctttcagagaaatataattttgattgctttgagtatagtgatattttacttaatctgactgatatgatcttctttagcgcatactgatgtttcgcattgatcatttataagcttatcaa from Xiphophorus hellerii strain 12219 unplaced genomic scaffold, Xiphophorus_hellerii-4.1 PGA_scaffold_63__1_contigs__length_250000, whole genome shotgun sequence harbors:
- the LOC116716530 gene encoding ADP-ribose glycohydrolase OARD1-like; amino-acid sequence: MNMGKTEKLYQSTNWTLKYVTGDLFSCPRDESLAHCISEDCRMGAGIAVMFKKKFGRVSELKEQKKLPGQCAVLTHDQRFIYYLITKKKASQKPTYVNLRQSLEDMKSHCLENGVNRISIPRFVGTTVNK